The Deltaproteobacteria bacterium genome segment CAAGGGCCTGGATGCCGTGGCGCGGGCGCGGGCGGGTGGCGTGGAGGCCGTCCTGCTCGATGTGGAGATGCCCGAAGTGAATGGGCTGTCGGTGCTCGCCGAGCTGCGTGCGCTGGATCGCACGCCGCGCGTGGTGCTCATGACCGACGGGCCGTCGCAGGCTGCGCGCGAGGCCGTGGAGCGCGGCGAGGCGGTGGCGCTGCTGCGCAAGCCGGTCGACTTCGCGCACGCGCACGCGCTGATCACCGGTCGCGTTCCCGAGCAGCCCATCGAGATCAAGCTGGATCCGAACCGTGCCGCGTATCCCACCGTTCGCGACGCGCTCGAGGGCCGCGCGCTGCAGCTCGCGCAGGAGGCGCCGCTGCCGCCGGGGACGCCGGTGACGGTGCGCGTGCCCCACGGCTCCCGACGGTCCATCGACGTGACCGGCACGGCGACCACCGCGCGCGGTGTGAAGCACCTGGTGGTCAAGCTCGCGCCGCTGACGCCGGCGGTTCGCGGCGAGCTGGGCGAGCTCTTGCGGCGGGGCGCGGGGGCGTCGTCGTCGCGGCCGCCGTCGCGAAAGCAGCCCGCAGTTCGCACTGCCAAGGAAGGCCGCGCCCGCGAGCTCTACCAGCGCGGCATGCGGCGCCTGGAGCAGGGGCGCTACGCGCAGGCCCAGCAGGATCTCGCCGGCGCGCGCGAGCTCGCCCAGAAGCCCGAGTACGCCGCTGCGGAGAAGCGCGCGCAGCAGCTGCTCGGCGCCACGCGTGCGCGGGCGCTCATCCGCAAGGCGCGCACGCTGGCCATCGCCGAGCCCCGTGAAGCCTTGGCGCAGCTCGAGGAGGCCATTCGACTCGAGCCCGCGCGCGCATCCACCCACCTCGAGGCCGCCCAGCTCCTGCTCCAGCTCGGCGAAGACCTGCCTCGCGCCGAAGAGCGCCTGGGTGCGGCGATCCACCTCGCGCCGAGCGACACCGTGCCTCGGCTTCACCTGGCGCGGCTCCTCGAGCGCACGGGCCGGATGCAGGAGGCGCTCTGGGCCTGCGATGCCGCGCTGTCGCTGTTCCCCGGCGACGCCGAGCTCCGTCAGACGAGCGAGCGGCTGCGGCGCAAGGTGAGCTCGCTGGCGGCGGTGCGCGGGCGCCGCGCGAGTTGATCGATCCAAAAAGTTCCTGGTTCCTGGTTCCCGGCGGAGCGCTCGGGAATCGACGCGCTCGAAAACCAACCGGGAGCGAGGAACCAGGAACTGATTTCTTTTCGAGGTGCTTGCCCGGCACGCGGCGTGTTCGGCAGAGTCTCGCCATGGCCGTGCGCAAGGTGGGCACCTGCGAAATCACCCGTGAGCTCGGCCGCGGCGGCATGGGCGTGGTCTACGAGGCCGAGCAGCCCATGCTCGGCCGCAAGGTCGCGGTGAAGGAGCTCCCCGCCGAGCTCGCCAAGAACAAAGAGTTCGTCGAGCGCTTCAAGCGCGAGGGCAAGGTGTACGCCTCGCTGCAGCACCAGGCGATCGTGGGCGTCTACGATCTCATCGAGAAGAACGACGCCTACTACCTCGTCACCGAGTTCGTGGACGGCGCCGACCTGCACAAGCTCATGCAGCAGGGCGGCCCGTTTCCGCCGGTGTGCGCGGCGATCGTCGGTGCGCGCGTGGCCGAGGCCCTCGATCACGTGCACTTCCACAAGCTGCTCCACCGCGACATCAAGCCGGCCAACGTGATGCTCTCCCGCTATGGCGAGGTGAAGCTCATGGACTTCGGCATCGCCAAGGACCAGACCGCGGACGACCTCACCCGCGAGGGCCTGCTGGTGGGCAGCCCCAGCTACCTCGCGCCCGAGGTGCTCGGCGGCGAGCGCAATGACGCTCAGAGCGAGATCTGGGCGCTCGGCGTGATGCTCTATGAGCTCGTCACGGGGCAGAAGCCGTTCACCGGCAAAGACCAGGGCTCGCTCTTCCTCGCCATTCGTCGCGGGCGCTTCCCGCCGGTGCGCGGCGTGGCGCCGAACGTGCCCAGTCGCTTGGCGAGGGCGATCGAGCGCTGCCTCCGCGTGAAGGCGAAGGATCGTTGGCGCAGCGCCGCCGAGCTGGGCGCAGAGCTCGACATCTGCGCGGGCCGCTTCCTGCAGAACTTCCATCCGCAAGCGCGGCTCTTGAGCTTGATGGAGCAGCGCGGCTACGGGTTGCCCGTCGACAACCGCACCGCCATCGATGCGGGCTCGCTGATCATCACCATCGACGAGGACTCACGCTCGATGCCCGCGCCCACGCGCTCGGCGGCGGAGCGTTGGG includes the following:
- a CDS encoding serine/threonine protein kinase, whose protein sequence is MAVRKVGTCEITRELGRGGMGVVYEAEQPMLGRKVAVKELPAELAKNKEFVERFKREGKVYASLQHQAIVGVYDLIEKNDAYYLVTEFVDGADLHKLMQQGGPFPPVCAAIVGARVAEALDHVHFHKLLHRDIKPANVMLSRYGEVKLMDFGIAKDQTADDLTREGLLVGSPSYLAPEVLGGERNDAQSEIWALGVMLYELVTGQKPFTGKDQGSLFLAIRRGRFPPVRGVAPNVPSRLARAIERCLRVKAKDRWRSAAELGAELDICAGRFLQNFHPQARLLSLMEQRGYGLPVDNRTAIDAGSLIITIDEDSRSMPAPTRSAAERWARALAATVLAMAAACAGVAYWLHVKS
- a CDS encoding response regulator, translating into MAALPPNDAPCVLVVDDDPAVIYAARALLARRGCRVEAAFKGLDAVARARAGGVEAVLLDVEMPEVNGLSVLAELRALDRTPRVVLMTDGPSQAAREAVERGEAVALLRKPVDFAHAHALITGRVPEQPIEIKLDPNRAAYPTVRDALEGRALQLAQEAPLPPGTPVTVRVPHGSRRSIDVTGTATTARGVKHLVVKLAPLTPAVRGELGELLRRGAGASSSRPPSRKQPAVRTAKEGRARELYQRGMRRLEQGRYAQAQQDLAGARELAQKPEYAAAEKRAQQLLGATRARALIRKARTLAIAEPREALAQLEEAIRLEPARASTHLEAAQLLLQLGEDLPRAEERLGAAIHLAPSDTVPRLHLARLLERTGRMQEALWACDAALSLFPGDAELRQTSERLRRKVSSLAAVRGRRAS